A stretch of the Nicotiana tabacum cultivar K326 chromosome 6, ASM71507v2, whole genome shotgun sequence genome encodes the following:
- the LOC107796277 gene encoding large ribosomal subunit protein eL21z/eL21y-like — protein MPAGHGLRSRTRDSFSRAFRKKGVIPLSTYLRIFKVGDYVDVKVNGAVHKGMPHKFYHGRTGRVWNVTKRAVGVEVNKQVRNKVLRKRIHVRIEHVQLSRCTEEVKERIKKNDQLKAEAKARGEVISTKRQPQGPKPGFMVEGATLETVTPIPYDVVNDLKGGY, from the exons ATGCCGGCCGGCCATGGATTAAGGTCTCGGACGAGGGATTCATTCTCTCGCGCCTTCAGAAAGAAGGGAGTAATCCCTCTTTCCACCTATCTCAGGATCTTCAAAGTCGGTGACTATGTTGATGTCAAAGTGAACGGCGCCGTTCACAAGGGCATGCCCCACAAGTTCTACCATGGCCGTACTGGACGCGTCTGGAACGTCACCAAGCGCGCTGTTGGTGTCGAAGTCAACAAACAG GTTCGTAACAAAGTCCTCCGGAAGAGGATCCATGTGAGGATTGAGCATGTTCAGCTTTCCCGGTGCACCGAAGAAGTCAAGGAAAGAATCAAGAAGAACGATCAGCTAAAGGCCGAGGCTAAGGCGAGGGGTGAGGTCATCAGCACAAAGAGGCAACCTCAAGGACCCAAACCAGGGTTCATGGTTGAAGGTGCTACTTTGGAAACTGTTACTCCCATACCATATGACGTGGTCAACGATTTGAAGGGAGGCTATTGA